The following proteins come from a genomic window of Palaemon carinicauda isolate YSFRI2023 unplaced genomic scaffold, ASM3689809v2 scaffold130, whole genome shotgun sequence:
- the LOC137635486 gene encoding pupal cuticle protein 36-like, protein MTTKTMKVLCAFLAVVIPNGVLSDPARLYQPPAVGGSGSSAGAFGASSGAQGGGFGGSSLGGLGGSVSSGFGGGVSGGFGGSSGSSSGSFGASGSGFGGASGSGFGGSSGLGASAFGGSSTAGFGGSSSGGFSGSTGSFGVSRPAGSSTGGFGGSRPSGASPSYQGPFAPVIPILVDDRDGPHADGSYTFNFETANGISRQEQGYPQGVTGAVAQQGAWSFTFPDGTPANFQFVADGDGYRVESPLLPTPPPLPPHAIAQIEKAALEDAAANAAGNRGTYGGSSQAGSGSQFSGTGSQFSGSGSQFSGTGSQFSGSGSQSSGAGFGSQSSGAGFGSGAGFGSQSSGAGFGSQSSGAGFGSQSSGAGFGSQSSGAGFGSGAGFGSQSSGAGFGSGAGFGFQSSGAGFGSQSSGAGFGSGAGFGSQSSGTGFGSQSSGAGFGSQFTGSASSSVPQTPSRTYGLP, encoded by the exons ATGACGACCAAA ACGATGAAGGTGCTGTGCGCCTTCCTGGCAGTTGTAATACCCAACGGAGTTCTTTCTGACCCAGCAAGATTGTACCAACCTCCTGCAGTAGGTGGATCTGGGTCTTCTGCAGGAGCTTTTGGGGCTTCCTCTGGTGCACaaggaggaggatttggaggttCCTCTCTGGGAGGACTTGGGGGATCTGTCAGCAGTGGTTTCGGTGGTGGTGTAAGTGGAGGGTTTGGAGGTTCTTCAGGTAGTTCCTCCGGTAGTTTTGGAGCTTCAGGGTCTGGTTTTGGAGGCGCTTCAGGATCTGGTTTTGGAGGTTCCTCAGGATTAGGTGCTTCTGCTTTTGGAGGTTCTTCAACAGCTGGTTTTGGTGGATCTTCTTCTGGAGGTTTTAGTGGATCTACTGGATCCTTCGGTGTATCTCGCCCTGCTGGATCCTCAACGGGAGGCTTTGGAGGATCCCGCCCTTCTGGGGCTTCTCCCAGTTACCAAGGTCCCTTTGCACCAGTCATTCCTATTCTTGTCGATGACCGTGACGGTCCACATGCCGATGGTTCTTACACCTTCAACTTTGAAACTGCCAATGGCATCAGCAGACAGGAACAAGGATACCCACAAGGTGTGACTGGAGCTGTGGCGCAGCAGGGTGCATGGTC ATTCACATTCCCTGATGGCACTCCAGCTAACTTCCAGTTTGTCGCCGATGGAGATGGTTACCGTGTAGAGTCACCCCTTCTACCAAcgcctcctcctcttccacctcatGCAATTGCTCAGATTGAAAAGGCAGCTCTGGAAGACGCTGCTGCTAATGCTGCTGGAAACAGGGGAACTTATGGTGGAAGTTCTCAAGCTGGATCTGGTTCTCAGTTTTCTGGAACTGGATCTCAATTCTCTGGATCTGGATCTCAGTTTTCTGGTACTGGATCTCAATTCTCTGGGTCCGGATCTCAATCCTCTGGTGCTGGATTTGGATCCCAATCATCTGGTGCTGGATTCGGATCTGGGGCTGGATTTGGATCTCAATcatctggtgctggatttggatcccaatcatctggtgctggatttggatcccaatcatctggtgctggatttggaTCCCAATCATCTGGTGCTGGATTCGGATCTGGGGCTGGATTTGGATCTCAATCATCTGGAGCTGGATTTGGCTCTGGGGCTGGATTTGGATTCCAATcatctggtgctggatttggaTCTCAATCATCTGGTGCTGGATTTGGCTCTGGGGCTGGATTTGGATCCCAATCATCTGGCACTGGATTTGGATCCCAATCATCTGGGGCTGGATTTGGCTCTCAGTTTACTGGATCTGCATCAAGTTCAGTTCCACAAACTCCAAGCAGAACCTATGGCTTACCTTGA